The following coding sequences lie in one Flavobacterium sp. 20NA77.7 genomic window:
- the mnmG gene encoding tRNA uridine-5-carboxymethylaminomethyl(34) synthesis enzyme MnmG, protein MSLFQDTYDIIVVGGGHAGCEAAAAAANMGCSTLLVTMNLQNIAQMSCNPAMGGIAKGQIVREIDALGGYSGIVSDKTAIQFKMLNLSKGPAMWSPRCQSDRMRFAEEWRLMLEQTPNLDFYQEMVSGILTEGDKIIGVKTSLGVVVKGKTVILTNGTFLNGLIHIGEKQFGGGRAGESASFGITEDLVKLGFESGRMKTGTPPRVDGRSLDFSKMIEQPGDVNPSKFSYSDQTKALTSQRSCYMTYTSQGVHDLLREGFDRSPMFNGRIKSIGPRYCPSIEDKINRFADKERHQLFVEPEGWNTVEFYVNGFSTSLPEEVQFSALRAVAGFENVKFFRPGYAIEYDYFPPTQLKHTLETKIINGLYFAGQINGTTGYEEAASQGLMAGINAALQVQEKEPLILKRDEAYIGVLIDDLITKGTEEPYRMFTSRAEYRTLLRQDNADLRLTPKGFEIGLADESRLKRMEYKKEASDKFVTFFKETSLKPEEANLVLIEKGSSPMVQPDKMYKVFSRPQLELSDIVKFEKVQAYISENDLDNEVIEQAEIQVKYAGYIEKEKNHADKVNRLEDVIIPSNFDFDKIKSISIEARQKLNKIKPTTIAQASRISGVSPSDISVLLIHMGR, encoded by the coding sequence ATGAGTTTATTTCAAGACACATATGATATAATAGTTGTTGGCGGAGGGCACGCAGGTTGTGAGGCCGCGGCAGCCGCGGCTAACATGGGCTGTTCAACGCTTTTAGTCACGATGAATTTACAAAACATTGCTCAAATGTCTTGTAATCCCGCAATGGGAGGTATTGCTAAAGGGCAAATAGTAAGAGAAATTGATGCGCTTGGTGGTTATTCTGGTATAGTGTCAGACAAAACCGCTATTCAATTTAAGATGTTAAATTTATCGAAAGGCCCAGCCATGTGGTCTCCAAGATGTCAAAGCGACAGAATGCGTTTTGCTGAAGAATGGAGATTGATGTTGGAGCAAACACCAAATCTTGATTTTTATCAAGAAATGGTTTCGGGCATTCTAACAGAAGGCGATAAAATTATTGGCGTTAAAACATCATTAGGCGTAGTTGTTAAGGGAAAAACGGTCATATTAACTAATGGAACCTTTTTAAATGGCTTAATTCATATTGGCGAAAAACAATTTGGAGGCGGCAGAGCAGGCGAAAGTGCTTCGTTTGGTATTACGGAAGATTTAGTTAAACTTGGTTTTGAATCAGGTAGAATGAAAACAGGTACTCCGCCTCGAGTAGATGGGAGATCATTAGATTTTTCTAAAATGATAGAACAACCGGGCGATGTTAACCCTTCAAAATTTTCATATTCAGACCAAACAAAGGCCTTAACATCTCAACGTTCTTGTTACATGACGTATACTTCACAAGGGGTTCACGATTTATTACGTGAGGGTTTTGACAGAAGCCCAATGTTTAATGGAAGAATTAAAAGTATTGGCCCTAGATATTGTCCGTCAATTGAAGACAAAATAAACCGATTTGCAGACAAAGAGCGACACCAGTTGTTTGTAGAGCCAGAAGGGTGGAATACGGTTGAGTTTTATGTAAATGGATTTTCTACGTCTTTGCCTGAAGAAGTTCAGTTTAGTGCATTACGTGCTGTGGCAGGATTTGAAAACGTGAAATTTTTTAGACCTGGCTATGCAATAGAATATGACTACTTCCCTCCTACGCAATTAAAACATACCTTAGAAACTAAAATAATAAACGGCCTTTATTTTGCAGGACAAATTAACGGAACAACAGGATATGAAGAAGCTGCTTCGCAAGGTTTAATGGCGGGAATTAACGCGGCGTTACAAGTACAAGAAAAAGAACCATTAATTCTTAAAAGAGACGAGGCTTATATAGGTGTTTTAATTGATGATTTAATTACAAAAGGCACAGAAGAACCTTATAGAATGTTTACTTCAAGAGCAGAATACAGAACATTGTTAAGACAAGATAATGCCGATTTACGCTTAACCCCGAAAGGTTTTGAAATTGGTTTAGCAGATGAATCGCGCTTAAAAAGAATGGAATATAAAAAGGAAGCCTCCGACAAGTTTGTTACTTTTTTTAAAGAAACTAGCCTTAAACCAGAAGAAGCAAATCTGGTTTTAATAGAAAAAGGATCTTCGCCAATGGTACAGCCAGACAAAATGTATAAAGTGTTTTCTAGACCTCAATTAGAATTATCTGATATAGTAAAATTCGAAAAAGTGCAAGCGTATATTTCTGAAAATGATTTAGACAATGAAGTAATAGAACAAGCGGAAATTCAAGTAAAATATGCAGGTTATATTGAAAAAGAGAAAAACCACGCAGACAAAGTAAATCGTTTAGAAGACGTAATAATCCCAAGCAATTTCGATTTTGACAAAATAAAATCAATTTCAATTGAAGCGCGTCAAAAATTAAATAAAATAAAACCAACTACAATTGCGCAAGCCTCTAGAATTAGTGGTGTGTCGCCAAGTGATATTTCAGTATTGTTAATTCACATGGGTAGATAA
- the ybeY gene encoding rRNA maturation RNase YbeY — MVTFNYETDFILTDEKKHTDWVCTIIRSEGFLVGEINYIFCDDDYLHAINMQYLNHDTLTDIISFDYTEGKLISGDIFVSVERVKENALDFNVSFEEELKRVLAHGVLHYCGYKDKTKEDALLMRNKEEEKILLFHVEQ; from the coding sequence ATGGTTACATTTAATTACGAGACAGATTTTATACTTACAGACGAAAAAAAACACACCGATTGGGTTTGTACTATTATTCGTTCAGAAGGGTTTTTGGTTGGCGAAATAAATTATATTTTTTGTGACGACGATTATTTACACGCTATAAACATGCAATATCTAAATCACGATACATTGACAGATATTATAAGCTTTGATTATACAGAAGGAAAGTTGATTTCTGGCGATATATTTGTTTCTGTTGAGCGCGTAAAAGAAAATGCACTTGATTTTAATGTTTCTTTTGAAGAAGAATTAAAAAGGGTTTTAGCACACGGTGTATTACACTATTGTGGATACAAAGACAAAACAAAAGAGGACGCGCTTTTAATGCGCAACAAAGAAGAGGAGAAAATTTTATTGTTCCACGTGGAACAATAA
- a CDS encoding DUF4175 family protein, which yields MSIILEAKNTIFDKLEGFIKKFYTNELIKGIILFVGLGLLYFIFTLLIEYFLWLPTIGRTILFWLFVGVEILLFIRFIAFPLFKLFKLQKGIDYTGASLIIGNHFTDVQDKLLNFLQLSSQQQPSELVLASIDQKAAALKPIPFSKAVNFSKNKKYIPFAVVPLVIFLLFYVSGNADLVATSFSRIVSYNENFAKPAPFQFEIVTNSLLVEQNKNFQLQVKTTGKIVPENVSIVIGNESYFLENRAQGLFAYSFTNVQQSIRFHFEANGITSKDYELKMVNVPTISVFNLKLDYPSYLGKKSEIIQGTGNAVVPQGTKVTWIIEAVATKTINYKEGKTNTLFTKQATQFIHSSYITHNTDYQISISNKQLPNFEQLNYKITTINDQYPTISTSIAPDSLRLKQQVAIGQVSDDYGMSALQVVFYDAQNPKKLFRKNLPIKNKLVDQFVYAFPDGIALDAGKTYEYYFEVFDNDVVNGKKATKSDVFNHKELTEAQKQQKALQEQQNTISSLQKALDKQDKQLDDLEKLKKIDKQKESLDYKDQKKIEDFLNRQKQQQEMMKDFSQKMKENLENFKPEQKDSDKKELLDRLDKAEKEAQKNEKLLKELEELTKKLQKDELFDKADKLKQQAKTQQKSLEQLVELTKRYYVEQKANQLIDKLEQLAEKQEQLAKDEKESLDEQNKVSKDFDAIKKELDALDKENKELKSPMDIPNDKGDQKDVEQDQQKAEDNLAKKQASAANKNQKSAANKMKQMSQKMSDSMSSSEMQENQEDAKLLRQILDNLLTFSFDQEKLLNKFKGITNSKTAINSLLKKQQELKTQFKHVDDSLFALAMRQPKLSDIVLKEIEEVHYNLEKAIENLPTTNRYKGISHQQFVLSSANKLADFLSNVQSDMNNANMSASGGGKPKPGKGSGSGQQLSDIIQKQKGLGEKMKGEQEGNKSGQQGKPKQQGSTGKGGQNGSEGAEGDAGKLLEILKQQQELRESLEQELNKQGLSGNGQSALQKMKELEKQLINKGFSQENYNRALQVTHELLKLENAQKQQGQDTKREANTNTKDYLGANKPLPPALLNYLQSVEILNRQSLPLQPNFNQRVQSYFNK from the coding sequence GTGTCAATAATTTTGGAGGCAAAAAACACTATTTTCGATAAACTTGAAGGGTTTATTAAGAAGTTTTATACCAATGAACTGATAAAAGGAATTATTCTTTTTGTTGGATTAGGCTTGTTGTATTTCATTTTTACGTTGTTAATCGAATATTTTTTGTGGTTACCCACTATAGGAAGGACTATTTTATTTTGGTTGTTTGTTGGTGTAGAAATACTTCTTTTTATAAGATTTATTGCTTTTCCGTTATTTAAACTTTTTAAACTTCAAAAAGGAATTGATTACACAGGGGCTTCTTTAATTATAGGTAATCATTTTACAGATGTACAAGATAAATTATTGAATTTTTTACAACTATCATCACAACAGCAACCTTCAGAATTAGTATTAGCGTCTATTGATCAAAAAGCAGCGGCATTAAAGCCTATACCGTTTTCTAAAGCAGTAAATTTTTCTAAAAACAAAAAATATATTCCCTTTGCTGTTGTTCCTTTGGTTATATTTTTACTTTTTTATGTTTCTGGAAATGCTGATTTAGTGGCTACAAGTTTTTCCCGTATTGTATCATATAATGAGAATTTTGCTAAACCCGCCCCTTTTCAATTTGAAATTGTAACCAATTCTCTACTTGTAGAGCAAAATAAAAATTTTCAACTCCAGGTAAAAACAACAGGTAAAATTGTACCCGAAAATGTTTCTATAGTTATTGGCAATGAGTCTTATTTTCTAGAAAATAGAGCACAAGGGCTGTTTGCTTATTCCTTTACAAACGTACAACAATCTATTCGTTTTCATTTTGAAGCAAATGGAATTACGTCAAAAGATTATGAGTTAAAAATGGTAAATGTGCCTACAATTTCTGTTTTCAACCTTAAATTGGATTATCCATCTTATTTAGGTAAAAAAAGTGAAATTATTCAAGGCACAGGTAATGCGGTTGTTCCACAAGGAACTAAAGTAACATGGATAATAGAGGCAGTAGCAACTAAAACAATTAATTATAAAGAAGGTAAAACCAATACACTTTTTACAAAACAAGCAACACAGTTTATTCACAGTTCATACATTACACACAATACAGATTATCAAATTAGTATTTCAAATAAACAATTGCCAAATTTTGAACAATTGAATTATAAAATTACAACCATTAATGATCAATACCCCACTATTTCAACCTCTATTGCCCCTGATAGTTTGCGTTTAAAACAGCAGGTCGCAATTGGACAAGTTTCTGATGATTATGGCATGAGTGCCTTACAAGTTGTTTTTTATGATGCGCAAAATCCAAAAAAGTTGTTTAGAAAAAATTTACCAATAAAAAACAAACTTGTTGATCAATTCGTGTATGCTTTTCCAGACGGTATTGCACTTGATGCAGGAAAAACATATGAATATTATTTCGAAGTATTTGATAATGATGTGGTTAATGGTAAAAAAGCTACAAAATCTGATGTGTTTAATCACAAAGAACTTACAGAAGCTCAAAAACAACAAAAAGCATTACAAGAACAGCAAAATACGATTTCTAGTTTACAAAAAGCGTTAGATAAACAAGACAAACAACTCGATGATTTAGAAAAACTAAAAAAAATAGACAAACAAAAAGAAAGTCTCGATTACAAGGACCAAAAGAAAATAGAAGACTTTTTAAATCGTCAAAAACAACAACAAGAAATGATGAAGGATTTCTCTCAAAAAATGAAAGAAAATCTCGAAAATTTTAAACCAGAACAAAAAGATTCAGATAAAAAAGAGTTGTTAGACAGGCTTGATAAAGCGGAAAAAGAAGCACAAAAAAACGAGAAACTTTTAAAAGAATTAGAAGAGTTAACTAAGAAACTACAAAAAGACGAATTGTTTGATAAAGCCGATAAGTTAAAACAACAAGCTAAAACACAACAAAAATCATTGGAACAATTAGTTGAATTAACTAAGCGTTACTATGTGGAACAAAAAGCAAATCAACTTATAGATAAATTAGAGCAATTAGCCGAAAAACAAGAGCAATTAGCAAAGGATGAAAAAGAATCTCTAGATGAACAAAATAAAGTTTCTAAAGACTTTGATGCTATTAAAAAGGAGCTTGATGCGTTAGACAAAGAAAATAAAGAATTAAAATCTCCAATGGATATTCCTAACGACAAAGGAGATCAAAAAGACGTGGAACAGGATCAACAAAAAGCAGAGGATAATTTAGCAAAAAAACAAGCGTCAGCAGCCAATAAAAATCAAAAATCTGCTGCCAACAAAATGAAACAAATGAGTCAAAAAATGTCCGACTCTATGTCGTCTAGTGAGATGCAAGAAAATCAAGAAGATGCTAAATTGCTTAGACAAATTTTAGACAATTTGCTTACTTTTTCTTTTGATCAAGAGAAATTACTCAATAAGTTTAAAGGGATAACCAATTCTAAAACAGCGATTAATTCCTTATTAAAAAAGCAACAAGAATTGAAAACACAATTTAAACACGTGGATGATAGTTTGTTTGCATTAGCAATGCGTCAACCAAAATTATCCGATATTGTATTAAAAGAAATTGAAGAGGTGCATTACAACTTAGAAAAAGCAATTGAAAACCTACCAACAACGAATAGGTATAAAGGTATTTCACACCAACAATTTGTTTTGTCATCAGCAAACAAACTTGCCGATTTTTTAAGCAATGTACAAAGCGACATGAATAATGCAAATATGAGCGCATCAGGCGGAGGTAAACCAAAACCAGGAAAAGGAAGTGGTAGCGGACAACAATTGTCAGATATTATTCAAAAGCAGAAAGGTCTTGGTGAAAAAATGAAAGGTGAGCAAGAGGGTAATAAATCTGGACAACAAGGCAAACCAAAGCAACAGGGCTCAACAGGTAAAGGCGGACAAAATGGTTCTGAAGGAGCTGAGGGAGACGCGGGCAAACTCTTAGAAATTTTAAAACAACAACAAGAATTAAGAGAGTCGTTAGAACAAGAATTAAACAAACAAGGCCTAAGCGGAAACGGCCAGAGTGCCCTTCAAAAAATGAAAGAGCTGGAAAAACAATTAATAAATAAAGGTTTCTCTCAAGAAAATTATAATAGAGCGTTACAAGTAACACACGAATTATTAAAGCTTGAGAATGCACAAAAACAGCAAGGGCAAGACACAAAAAGAGAAGCAAACACAAACACAAAAGATTATTTAGGCGCAAATAAACCGCTTCCCCCTGCTTTATTAAATTATTTACAAAGTGTTGAAATATTAAACAGACAAAGTTTACCTTTGCAGCCAAACTTTAACCAGCGGGTACAATCTTATTTTAATAAATAA
- the gltX gene encoding glutamate--tRNA ligase, translating into MSVRVRFAPSPTGPLHIGGVRTALFNYLFAKKHGGVFYLRVEDTDQTRFVPGAESYIFEALEWLGIAPDETVGKNEKFGPYRQSERKAMYKQYADQLIDSGWAYYAFDTAESLDAMRKEAEAAGKTFIYNHSVRKELDNSLSFSREKVTERIANGEQYVVRFKTPVNEILELNDIIRGDIKFDTNLLDDKVLFKSDGMPTYHLANIVDDHLMETSHVIRGEEWLPSLPLHHLLYKAFGWNAPEFAHLPLILKPIGNGKLSKRDGDKMGFPVFPLEWKTEEEISSGYRENGFFPEAVINFLALLGWNDGTEQEIFSLEDLVQKFDLNRIHKAGAKFDPEKNKWFNHQYLQKQTDESLAETFQKDVINRIGKCDFSFFEMIKIISMIKERAHFVNEFWDLANYFFEAPTSYDEKAAKNWKEETPFLMQQVIAELNKIEDFTSVTIETRLKEWMMTNEIGTGKVMQPLRLSLVGALKGPHLFDIIEMIGKTETIKRIEKAVQTL; encoded by the coding sequence ATGTCTGTAAGAGTAAGATTTGCGCCAAGTCCAACAGGGCCTTTACATATTGGTGGGGTTAGAACCGCCTTGTTTAATTATTTATTTGCCAAAAAACACGGTGGTGTTTTCTACTTGCGTGTAGAAGACACAGACCAAACACGCTTTGTTCCTGGAGCAGAGTCTTATATTTTTGAAGCTTTAGAATGGTTGGGAATTGCACCAGACGAAACGGTGGGCAAGAATGAAAAATTTGGACCTTATCGTCAAAGTGAACGCAAAGCAATGTATAAACAATATGCAGACCAACTCATTGATTCAGGTTGGGCGTATTATGCTTTTGATACAGCAGAAAGTTTAGATGCTATGCGAAAAGAAGCAGAAGCAGCTGGAAAAACGTTTATTTACAATCATTCCGTTAGAAAAGAATTAGACAATTCATTATCGTTTTCACGTGAAAAAGTAACTGAAAGAATTGCTAATGGCGAACAGTATGTTGTTCGTTTTAAAACGCCAGTAAATGAAATTTTAGAATTGAATGACATCATTCGTGGTGACATTAAGTTTGACACGAATTTATTAGACGATAAAGTTTTATTCAAATCAGACGGTATGCCAACGTATCATTTAGCGAATATTGTAGATGACCATTTAATGGAAACTTCACATGTAATTCGTGGCGAAGAATGGTTGCCAAGTTTACCTTTACATCATTTACTATACAAAGCGTTTGGTTGGAATGCACCCGAATTTGCACATTTACCTTTGATTTTAAAACCAATTGGAAACGGAAAATTATCAAAACGTGATGGTGATAAAATGGGGTTCCCAGTATTTCCTTTAGAATGGAAAACAGAAGAAGAAATTTCATCAGGTTACAGAGAAAACGGATTTTTCCCTGAAGCGGTAATTAACTTTTTAGCTTTATTAGGTTGGAACGACGGAACTGAACAAGAGATTTTCTCGTTGGAAGATTTGGTACAAAAATTCGATTTAAACCGAATTCACAAAGCAGGAGCAAAGTTTGACCCAGAAAAAAATAAATGGTTTAACCATCAGTATTTACAAAAACAAACGGATGAAAGCCTAGCAGAAACGTTTCAAAAAGATGTAATTAATCGCATAGGAAAATGTGATTTCTCCTTCTTCGAAATGATAAAGATTATCTCGATGATTAAAGAAAGAGCGCATTTTGTAAATGAATTTTGGGATTTAGCAAATTATTTCTTTGAAGCTCCAACATCTTATGATGAAAAAGCGGCTAAGAACTGGAAAGAAGAAACACCGTTTTTAATGCAACAAGTTATTGCTGAATTGAATAAAATTGAAGATTTTACTTCGGTAACTATTGAAACACGTTTGAAAGAATGGATGATGACGAATGAAATAGGGACGGGGAAAGTAATGCAACCGCTGAGATTATCTTTAGTAGGTGCTTTAAAAGGGCCTCATTTGTTTGATATCATAGAAATGATTGGTAAAACAGAAACAATAAAACGAATAGAAAAAGCCGTTCAAACCTTATAA
- a CDS encoding SPFH domain-containing protein: protein MELAFIPFLVIGLVIFFSSFFTVKQQTAVVIERFGKFISIRNSGLQLKIPMIDRIAGRVNLRIQQLDVIIETKTKDNVFVKMKVSVQFKVIQEKVYDAFYKLEYPHDQITAYVFDVVRAEVPKLKLDDVFERKDDIAIAVKRELNEAMMAYGYDIINTLVTDIDPDIQVKNAMNRINAADREKTAAEFESEAQRIRIVAKAKAEAESKRLQGQGIADQRREIARGLVESVEVLNNVGINSQEASALIVVTQHYDTLQAIGADTNSNLILLPNSPQAGSDMLNNMVASFTASNQIGETMKNQPKRAKKKHDNTATDYNPSDTSNPA, encoded by the coding sequence ATGGAACTAGCATTTATTCCTTTCCTTGTTATTGGATTGGTAATTTTTTTCTCTTCTTTTTTTACAGTAAAACAACAAACGGCTGTAGTAATTGAACGATTTGGGAAATTTATAAGTATTAGAAATTCGGGATTACAATTAAAAATTCCAATGATTGACCGAATAGCAGGCCGAGTAAATTTAAGAATTCAACAATTAGATGTAATTATTGAAACGAAAACAAAAGATAACGTATTCGTTAAAATGAAAGTATCTGTACAGTTTAAAGTCATACAAGAAAAAGTGTATGATGCTTTTTACAAATTAGAATATCCTCATGATCAAATTACAGCTTATGTATTTGATGTGGTACGCGCAGAAGTACCTAAACTAAAATTAGATGATGTTTTTGAACGAAAAGATGATATTGCTATTGCGGTAAAACGCGAATTAAACGAAGCAATGATGGCTTATGGTTATGATATTATCAATACGTTAGTAACAGATATTGATCCAGATATTCAAGTAAAAAATGCAATGAATAGAATTAATGCTGCTGATCGCGAAAAAACAGCTGCAGAATTTGAATCAGAAGCACAACGAATTAGAATTGTAGCCAAAGCCAAAGCTGAAGCAGAAAGTAAGCGTTTACAAGGACAAGGTATTGCAGACCAACGAAGAGAAATTGCACGAGGATTAGTAGAAAGTGTAGAAGTGTTGAACAATGTTGGTATTAATTCGCAAGAAGCTTCGGCATTAATTGTGGTTACACAGCATTATGATACTTTACAAGCTATTGGTGCAGATACGAATTCAAACTTAATTTTGTTGCCAAACTCTCCTCAAGCAGGAAGTGATATGTTAAATAATATGGTAGCGAGTTTTACAGCAAGTAATCAAATTGGGGAAACGATGAAAAATCAACCCAAACGCGCTAAGAAAAAACACGATAATACGGCAACAGATTATAATCCATCTGATACATCAAACCCTGCATAA
- a CDS encoding DUF6327 family protein produces MTKKKYSSYKEIDQELAILKLEREIHYKKIILNIDKTKEILLPSKPLSIIHMVYKNFIKGSFGTIIKIALPILVNWYLNKKRGD; encoded by the coding sequence ATGACTAAAAAAAAATATTCATCATATAAAGAAATTGATCAAGAATTAGCTATTTTAAAACTTGAACGAGAAATACATTATAAAAAAATAATTCTCAATATTGATAAAACAAAAGAAATACTTTTACCATCTAAACCATTATCTATAATACATATGGTTTATAAAAATTTTATAAAAGGTTCATTTGGAACAATAATAAAAATAGCATTACCTATTCTTGTTAATTGGTATTTAAATAAAAAAAGAGGCGATTAA
- a CDS encoding competence protein, giving the protein MAFEEVKENVEAIQDHTKEYIESTVAYYKLWGFKVAMKSTTLAVKVILILFFLAIVLLFSSIAGALYLGILFNSYPLGFLCVAAFYLILALLVFLVKDKIVEGPILEKFSEIFFEEE; this is encoded by the coding sequence ATGGCTTTTGAAGAAGTAAAAGAAAACGTAGAAGCTATACAAGATCACACAAAAGAATATATAGAAAGCACAGTAGCTTATTATAAGTTGTGGGGTTTTAAAGTTGCCATGAAATCTACAACTTTAGCCGTAAAGGTTATTTTAATTTTGTTTTTTTTAGCCATAGTCCTTCTTTTTAGTTCAATTGCGGGGGCGTTATATTTAGGAATATTATTTAATAGTTATCCCTTAGGTTTTTTATGTGTAGCTGCATTTTACTTGATACTAGCGCTACTTGTTTTTTTAGTAAAAGATAAAATAGTAGAGGGTCCAATTTTAGAAAAATTTTCAGAAATATTTTTTGAAGAGGAGTAA
- a CDS encoding YtxH domain-containing protein: MSNKNYETIASLLVGAAIGVGLGILFAPDKGSKTRDKIKEHFDDLKDDMKSKWEDLENETKQKFSMNKEDLKETIDELLSRSSHKAEETITFLEEKLAELKKQNAKLQK, from the coding sequence ATGTCAAATAAAAATTATGAGACTATTGCATCGCTTTTAGTTGGAGCTGCAATAGGTGTAGGATTAGGTATTTTGTTTGCACCAGATAAAGGTTCAAAAACAAGAGATAAAATAAAAGAGCATTTTGATGATTTAAAAGACGACATGAAATCTAAGTGGGAAGATTTAGAAAATGAGACGAAACAAAAATTTTCAATGAACAAAGAAGATTTAAAAGAAACCATAGATGAATTATTGTCGCGCTCAAGTCATAAAGCTGAAGAGACAATAACATTTTTAGAGGAAAAATTAGCAGAGCTAAAAAAACAAAACGCTAAACTGCAAAAATAA
- a CDS encoding glutamine--tRNA ligase/YqeY domain fusion protein, with product MSKEERSLNFIEQIIEEDLKNGLSKDKLRFRFPPEPNGYLHVGHASAICLNFGLGVDYKAPVNLRFDDTNPSKEEQEYVDAIKRDVEWLGFKWDKECYASDYFQQLYDWAVELIKKDKAYVDSQTSEEMAIQKGTPTQPGTDSPFRNRSIEENLDLFTRMKNGEFEKGTHVLRAKISMNATNMLMRDPIIYRIMHAHHHRTENDWCIYPMYDWAHGESDYLEQISHSFCTLEFLPHRELYDWFLNQIYDASKVRPKQREFARRNLSHTIVSKRKLLQLVEENHVTGWDDPRMSTISGMRRRGYTPTAIRNFARTIGIAKRTNLIDVSLLEFCVREDLNKVAPRVMAVLDPVKLVITNYPEAQEEWLEAENNPEEAIMTYRKVPFSKELYIEREDFQEEAHKKFFRLTLGTEVRLKNAYIIKGESVIKDENGNIIEIHATYDVDSKSGSGTEASQRKVKGTIHWVSTKHALEAEVRVYDRLFTHENPDGNKEVDFKEYINPNSLKVITGYVEPSLQSAKELEHFQFQRLGYFCVDRDSSGEKLVFNKTVGLRDTWAKISEQ from the coding sequence ATGTCTAAAGAAGAAAGATCATTAAATTTTATAGAGCAAATCATAGAAGAAGATTTAAAAAATGGTTTGTCAAAAGATAAATTACGTTTTCGTTTTCCACCAGAACCAAATGGATATTTACACGTAGGTCATGCGAGTGCTATCTGTTTAAATTTTGGATTAGGAGTTGACTATAAAGCCCCGGTAAATTTACGTTTTGACGATACTAATCCTTCTAAAGAAGAACAAGAATATGTAGATGCTATTAAAAGAGATGTAGAATGGCTTGGTTTTAAATGGGATAAAGAATGTTATGCTTCTGATTATTTTCAACAACTATATGATTGGGCAGTAGAATTAATCAAAAAAGATAAAGCGTATGTAGATAGTCAAACCTCAGAAGAAATGGCTATTCAAAAAGGAACACCTACCCAACCAGGAACTGATTCACCATTTAGAAATCGTTCTATAGAAGAAAATTTAGATTTATTTACACGTATGAAAAATGGGGAGTTTGAAAAAGGAACTCATGTATTACGTGCAAAAATAAGTATGAATGCTACGAATATGTTAATGCGTGATCCTATAATTTATCGTATTATGCATGCACATCATCATAGAACAGAAAATGATTGGTGTATTTATCCTATGTATGATTGGGCTCATGGTGAGAGCGATTATTTAGAGCAGATTTCACATTCATTTTGTACCTTAGAATTTTTACCACATAGAGAATTATACGATTGGTTTTTGAATCAAATTTATGATGCTTCTAAAGTACGTCCAAAACAACGTGAATTTGCACGAAGAAATTTATCTCATACGATAGTATCAAAACGTAAATTGTTGCAATTAGTAGAAGAAAATCATGTTACAGGTTGGGACGATCCTCGAATGAGTACTATTTCAGGAATGAGAAGAAGAGGGTATACACCAACTGCAATTAGAAATTTTGCAAGAACAATTGGAATTGCAAAACGTACAAATTTAATTGATGTTTCGCTTTTAGAATTTTGTGTGCGTGAAGATTTAAATAAAGTAGCTCCACGTGTTATGGCTGTTTTAGACCCTGTTAAATTAGTAATTACAAATTATCCAGAAGCTCAAGAGGAGTGGTTAGAAGCAGAAAATAATCCAGAAGAAGCAATAATGACGTACAGAAAAGTCCCTTTTTCTAAAGAATTATATATTGAAAGAGAAGATTTTCAGGAAGAAGCACACAAGAAATTTTTCCGTTTAACTTTAGGAACAGAAGTACGTTTAAAAAATGCGTATATCATTAAAGGTGAATCGGTTATAAAAGATGAAAATGGAAATATTATCGAAATTCATGCTACGTATGATGTAGATTCTAAATCTGGAAGTGGAACCGAAGCAAGTCAAAGAAAAGTAAAGGGAACGATACATTGGGTTTCAACTAAACATGCTTTAGAAGCTGAAGTAAGGGTTTATGACCGTTTGTTTACGCACGAAAATCCAGATGGAAACAAAGAAGTAGATTTTAAAGAATATATTAATCCAAATTCTTTAAAAGTAATTACAGGTTATGTAGAACCAAGTTTACAAAGCGCTAAAGAACTAGAACATTTTCAATTTCAACGTTTAGGTTATTTCTGTGTAGATAGAGATTCTTCGGGAGAAAAATTAGTGTTTAATAAAACCGTGGGACTAAGAGATACTTGGGCAAAAATTTCAGAACAATAA